The following are encoded in a window of Anopheles stephensi strain Indian chromosome X, UCI_ANSTEP_V1.0, whole genome shotgun sequence genomic DNA:
- the LOC118517124 gene encoding probable methylthioribulose-1-phosphate dehydratase isoform X2 has translation MASGRSSIYQDLSEEHPRKLIPELCKQFYNLGWVTGTGGGISIKLDDEIYIAPSGVQKERIQPDDLFIQNIEGDDLQTPPDYKKLTKSQCTPLFMLAYKERNAGAVIHTHSPAAVMTTLLWPGKEFRCTHLEMIKGIYDYELNRNLMYDEELVVPIIENTLFEKDLEESMANALREYPGTSAILVRRHGVYVWGHNWQKAKTMAECYDYLFSLAVEMHKVGLDSNAVPKQY, from the exons ATGGCATCAGGAAGGTCATCAATCTACCAAGATTTGTCCGAG GAGCATCCTCGAAAGCTGATACCGGAGCTATGCAAACAATTTTACAACCTCGGCTGGGTGACTGGTACCGGCGGCGGTATAAGTATTAAGCTGGA cgACGAAATATATATTGCGCCTTCCGGTGTACAGAAGGAACGCATCCAACCGGACGATCTTTTCATACAGAATATCGAGGGAGATGATCTGCAAACACCGCCGGATTACAAAAA ATTGACCAAGAGTCAGTGTACACCACTGTTTATGCTTGCGTACAAAGAGCGCAATGCTGGAGCCGTTATCCATACGCACAGTCCTGCAGCGGTTATGACAACGTTGCTTTGGCCAGGAAAAGAATTCCGTTGCACACATCTGGAAATGATAAAG GGTATTTACGATTACGAGCTAAACCGCAATCTtatgtacgacgaagagctTGTGGTGCCTATCATAGAGAATACGCTGTTTGAAAAGGATTTGGAAGAATCGATGGCAAACGCACTGCGGGAATATCCCGGCACTTCGGCCATACTCGTGCGTCGCCACGGCGTATACGTGTGGGGCCACAACTggcagaaagcaaaaacaat GGCGGAATGCTACGACTATCTATTCTCGCTAGCAGTGGAAATGCATAAAGTAGGCCTGGATTCAAACGCCGTACCGAAACAATACTAG
- the LOC118517124 gene encoding probable methylthioribulose-1-phosphate dehydratase isoform X1, which translates to MASGRSSIYQDLSEIYDNVINKEHPRKLIPELCKQFYNLGWVTGTGGGISIKLDDEIYIAPSGVQKERIQPDDLFIQNIEGDDLQTPPDYKKLTKSQCTPLFMLAYKERNAGAVIHTHSPAAVMTTLLWPGKEFRCTHLEMIKGIYDYELNRNLMYDEELVVPIIENTLFEKDLEESMANALREYPGTSAILVRRHGVYVWGHNWQKAKTMAECYDYLFSLAVEMHKVGLDSNAVPKQY; encoded by the exons ATGGCATCAGGAAGGTCATCAATCTACCAAGATTTGTCCGAG ATTTATGATAATGTTATCAATAAG GAGCATCCTCGAAAGCTGATACCGGAGCTATGCAAACAATTTTACAACCTCGGCTGGGTGACTGGTACCGGCGGCGGTATAAGTATTAAGCTGGA cgACGAAATATATATTGCGCCTTCCGGTGTACAGAAGGAACGCATCCAACCGGACGATCTTTTCATACAGAATATCGAGGGAGATGATCTGCAAACACCGCCGGATTACAAAAA ATTGACCAAGAGTCAGTGTACACCACTGTTTATGCTTGCGTACAAAGAGCGCAATGCTGGAGCCGTTATCCATACGCACAGTCCTGCAGCGGTTATGACAACGTTGCTTTGGCCAGGAAAAGAATTCCGTTGCACACATCTGGAAATGATAAAG GGTATTTACGATTACGAGCTAAACCGCAATCTtatgtacgacgaagagctTGTGGTGCCTATCATAGAGAATACGCTGTTTGAAAAGGATTTGGAAGAATCGATGGCAAACGCACTGCGGGAATATCCCGGCACTTCGGCCATACTCGTGCGTCGCCACGGCGTATACGTGTGGGGCCACAACTggcagaaagcaaaaacaat GGCGGAATGCTACGACTATCTATTCTCGCTAGCAGTGGAAATGCATAAAGTAGGCCTGGATTCAAACGCCGTACCGAAACAATACTAG
- the LOC118516918 gene encoding F-box/LRR-repeat protein 4, translating to MKMLQAKFNNYPSTAKYFVSEVEQYVEAVIYASSEYGPSTIISYNAINVIGRPNNFPVHGDHCDSYLLPSYGNWRMLAPSFTPEFGLSKVPAVDNPPVHDFLVVRFENSVCPTGVEVYETLNPGAIFRLWAYTEHSQWLLLWDKRFDRMLADVRNHNRGKTRIFLPEIRPIDQRTNVLRLEFCTRDLNYIAGIDGIMLKSLLNETRDFRRWEYIKFVRETVDEPESEESEDLSITDLPYEMIFKICSYLDLKSLRNVEKASATFNSVVSDPRLYREVNMRPYWMDMDSHLLAWLIGRCADIRKLDLSWCGLFRMITDRDLHNFLKRHGHSLTHLRLNSVAFRDGTNFVLSLCPNVTELCLQNMDLYDEVCMDSNLTKLTRLDLSGGSMLAEALENLLKLNPALQHLNLSCFKYERFKIADTIGKYNRELISLNLFKTRALSADDLLPLTNCTKLQELNLGYANHEEVQEGDLSRLAEACPGLRKLVLSGFRDVHNNDLLTIAQHCPALEYLDLMGCITVTGESVNAIFIGCSSLRFLEINHCNEITFNWLTEWTIRYPDVDIKFKEY from the exons ATGAAGATGCTTCAGGCCAAATTTAACAACTATCCCTCAACGGCAAAATATTTTGTGAGCGAGGTGGAACAGTATGTGGAGGCAGTAATTTACGCCAGCAGCGAGTACGGTCCCTCGACTATTATCTCGTACAACGCTATCAACGTCATCGGACGACCCAACAACTTTCCTGTCCATGGCGATCATTGCGATTCCTATTTACTG CCCTCGTACGGCAACTGGAGGATGCTTGCGCCGTCGTTCACACCAGAGTTTGGTTTGAGCAAGGTGCCTGCCGTCGACAATCCGCCGGTGCACGATTTCCTCGTAGTTCGCTTCGAAAATAGCGTCTGCCCGACGGGCGTGGAAGTGTACGAAACGCTGAACCCTGGAGCAATTTTTCGCCTCTGGGCGTATACCGAGCACTCCCAGTGGCTTCTGCTTTGGGATAAACGGTTCGACCGGATGCTTGCCGACGTTCGGAACCATAATCGGGGCAAGACACGTATCTTCCTGCCGGAAATACGGCCCATCGACCAGCGTACGAACGTCCTGCGGCTTGAGTTTTGTACGCGCGATTTAAACTACATTGCCGGCATCGATGGGATTATGCTGAAGAGTTTGTTGAATGAGACGCGCGATTTCCGACGGTGGGAATACATCAAATTCGTTCGAGAGACAGTCGACGAACCAGAATCGGAGGAGAGTGAAGATCTTTCAATCACCGATTTGCCTTATGAAATGATCTTTAAAATTTGTTCATATCTTGACTTGAAGTCACTACGGAATGTGGAGAAGGCATCCGCGACGTTTAATAGCGTTGTGAGTGACCCGCGACTATACCGCGAGGTGAACATGCGTCCTTACTGGATGGACATGGATTCTCATCTGCTGGCATGGCTTATTGGTCGGTGTGCCGATATACGCAAGCTCGATCTGTCCTGGTGCGGGTTGTTTAGAATGATTACGGACCGAGATCTACATAA ttTCCTAAAGCGGCATGGCCACTCGTTGACGCATCTACGCCTAAATTCGGTCGCATTTCGCGACGGTACCAATTTCGTGCTGTCTCTATGCCCGAACGTAACTGAACTGTGTCTGCAAAATATGGATCTTTACGACGAAGTTTGTATGGATTCGaatctaaccaaactgaccagACTGGACCTTTCGGGAGGATCGATGTTAGCCGAGGCCCTAGAAAACCTACTGAAGCTGAACCCAGCTCTGCAACATCTGAATCTATCTTGCTTCAAGTACGAGCGCTTTAAAATTGCGGACACCATTGGCAAGTACAATCGGGAGCTGATTAGTCTGAACCTGTTTAAAACGCGTGCACTGAGCGCGGACGACCTTTTGCCGCTGACAAACTGTACGAAACTGCAGGAGCTTAATCTGGGGTACGCCAACCACGAAGAGGTACAGGAAGGGGACCTTAGCCGGTTGGCGGAAGCGTGCCCTGGTTTGCGGAAGCTGGTGCTGTCCGGATTTCGCGACGTGCACAACAATGACCTGCTAACGATTGCCCAGCATTGCCCTGCGCTGGAGTATCTGGATCTGATGGGCTGCATCACGGTGACCGGTGAGTCTGTGAATGCAATCTTTATCGGATGTTCATCATTGCGCTTTTTGGAAATTAATCACTGCAACGAAATAACGTTCAATTGGCTCACCGAGTGGACGATTCGGTACCCGGATGTTGATATCAAGTTCAAAGAATACTGA
- the LOC118517033 gene encoding uncharacterized protein LOC118517033, with amino-acid sequence MVAAVLPSARSGRGYSCNRKVVQTRSAPNLFPAFPMVVACSVAMNLLLLVAMVLVRVSRAEWVEIPHLKPSSSVVSVSSITTTINPVTTPITTAGHAVVTHSQRLLSHLADEREAGGVRWSHQHSAPVRWHRPVSDLLDYDPPTKRVSHTSPWITGVSDVRNTPIALVNISNKVEELETDESEESDEQDADEQYPVVHTELLPFANRYEEESIETGTASSDGSKAMQLPVQHFDDFDDYDERLSVQQMPQTYAPDSEEVEYSGGERETDEETAEESESMEEQFKQQTQPLEMAHLRPQQPTGFGGFLEFLRRMQTSFVRRTAHTIGDKIRTLAGMRDQLLSTIERRIASLWVGNKATPVGGRRVKRGWMESQGDTDAMDFPSAEGALLTISFLTFAVFLIKLVLQVINTIKAKHYTYSTFAAATPVSGGLLVKRTRRYLEPRDIQAILGTIDGYRPV; translated from the exons ATGGTTGCAGCAGTTCTGCCTAGTGCACGCAGTGGCAGAGGCTACAGTTGCAACCGGAAAGTCGTCCAGACTCGATCAGCGCCGAATCTCTTCCCTGCATTCCCAATGGTGGTCGCCTGTAGTGTGGCGATGAATCTACTGCTACTAGTGGCGATGGTGCTTGTCCGCGTATCGCGTGCCGAATGGGTCGAGATTCCGCATCTGAAACCGTCTTCCTCTGTAGTGTCAGTGTCGTCCATTACCACCACAATCAACCCGGTCACCACACCGATCACCACCGCTGGGCACGCCGTTGTGACTCATTCGCAGCGTCTACTATCACACTTGGCGGACGAACGCGAAGCAGGAGGTGTCCGTTGGTCTCACCAGCACAGTGCCCCGGTTCGATGGCACCGTCCTGTAAGCGATCTGCTCGATTACGATCCTCCGACCAAACGTGTATCACACACGTCGCCATGGATTACGGGCGTTTCGGACGTTCGCAACACGCCCATAGCACTGGTGAACATATCAAACAAGGTAGAGGAGCTAGAGACGGACGAAAGCGAGGAAAGCGACGAACAGGATGCGGACGAACAGTATCCGGTGGTGCATACAGAGCTACTTCCGTTCGCCAATCGGTACGAGGAGGAATCGATCGAAACGGGAACAGCATCCTCGGATGGTTCCAAAGCTATGCAACTTCCGGTGCAGCATTTCGACGATTTCGATGACTACGATGAGCGGTTGTCCGTACAGCAGATGCCACAAACATACGCTCCGGACAGTGAGGAGGTAGAGTACAGCGGTGGGGAACGCGAAACGGATGAGGAGACAGCGGAGGAATCAGAATCGATGGAAGAACAGTTCAAACAGCAAACGCAACCCCTCGAAATGGCCCATCTGCGCCCACAACAACCAACTGGGTTTGGTGGATTTCTGGAGTTTCTGCGCCGAATGCAGACCAGCTTCGTACGACGCACGGCGCACACCATCGGTGACAAGATCCGTACACTTGCTGGAATGCGCGACCAGCTGCTCAGCACCATCG AACGACGCATTGCCTCCCTTTGGGTAGGAAACAAGGCGACGCCGGTGGGAGGACGACGAGTGAAGCGCGGCTGGATGGAATCGCAGGGTGATACAGATGCGATGGATTTCCCGTCTGCCGAGGGCGCACTGCTCACCATCTCCTTTCTAACGTTCGCTGTGTTTCTGATCAAGCTAGTGCTGCAGGTGATTAACACGATCAAGGCGAAACACTACACGTACAGCACGTTCGCGGCGGCCACACCCGTATCGGGAGGTTTGCTGGTTAAACGGACGCGACGCTATCTTGAACCACGTGACATTCAAGCGATTCTAGGCACTATCGATGGTTATCGGCCGGTTTAG